The sequence CCGGCTGCGCAGGCGCTCCCGCGCCGGCGGTGGCTGAATTGTCGGCAACGCGCCCGCTTTTGCTTTCCTGAAGACGAGCGAAAACGGCTCGCTCTTCTGCGTCGGCCCCGGCTTCGGTGGTCCTGGCATTCATGGGGTCACTCTTCGTCTGGTTGCGAGGTAAGCGGCAATGCGGGCAAGGTCCTGAGTAAACCACCGCGGGGCATGTTCGGCCAAGGCGTCGGCGGGCTTGCCGCCGGGGGAACGTGCGTCGTCGAGCGCCTTGTCAGCAACGCCCGGCTGCGGGGCGACCTGTGCGACGCTTTTTACGATGACAGCCATTCAGGTTCTGCCGTGGTCGTTTTGTGGGGCTGCCAGGGCGCTGGTTGCGGGCATGATTTAAGCTCCAAATTGCCTTCGAATTGTACGCTAATTTGTACGTAAATGGCAAGGATCGTTGCTTGTAGCCCAAGTACCATACGGTCTTGGCGGACATACCCTCCGTATAACGATTCCTTGAGGCCAAGAGGCGGGCAGAAAGGTCACCAGTTATCCCGGGGATCATCCAACGGTAGAGGGTCGCCGGCACTTTCATCTTGCCAACCTTGCGGCTCTTCGGCAGCGGGCTCTGGCAGCTGGCGCCTGGCTGCTATGCGATCGGAGAGGCGTACAGCAGGGTCGGCAGGCGCCGGGCCTTGCGCCGCGGCATCGGGCTTGGCGAAGTCCTTCAGCATCTCATTCAGCGCCAGTGCGGCCTCGCGAACGGTTGCTTCGCCGGCGGCTTTGGCCTCGACCTGCTGGCGCTGTGCTTCCGCAACCTTGGCCCGGTCGGCGGCGGCCAGCTCGGCCGCGCGTCGCTCGCGGCCCCGATCGAGCGCCTCACGGAAGTCTGCATAGGCCAACCGCCACCGAGAGACCGTGCGGATAGTGCATCCCAGCTCGGCAGCGATCTCGGCCAATGTAGCGCCGCGCTCGGCGAGGTTCGCGGCCTCTGGGCGGTAGGTCGGCTGCCGGCCTTGGTTACCGGGGGCGAAATAACCTTTACCAGTGTTGTTGATGGGCTTCGCGCGCGTGGGCGCGCGAGCGCGCCCGCCTTTTGGGTGTGCTTTAATCCTATAGACTTTACGGTCCGCTGGCTGGCCTCGCGGTGCCGCTGTCGGTGGCTTGTCGCGCGTGGCCATTTTCACCGGCCGGTGGGCTTGGCCGGGGTAGCCGGCGCGCCCTGGAGCCGCCGTTCCACGTCCTTGAGTAACAGCCGAAGCTTCAGATCCATCTCCGCCATGTGCGCACTTTCGTCGGGCTTGGCCGGGGCCGCCGTTGCGTTCCGAAGCTGCTGCTCTAAATCGCGAAGCAGCAACTCCAGCGGGCTGGCATCGTCGTCGCCAGGAGGGGACGTAGCCATCCTTTCACTCTGCCCGCGGCTGTGGACCGACCGTGTCGGCGCGATACGGCTCAGGGCGACGTGGCTCAGCATGACCCAGCGCTCGGAGCCGCTTCGGCACCTTTGGCGCGGGCTCTGGCTTGCGAACCTTGGCGTTTAGGAGGGCTAGCATATGTTTCAGGTAGGTGACGCAATCCATATCGTTCAGTCCTGTTTTCGAGCTGTCATCGGCCGTTCGGTTTCGCCGGGGGACTGCCTTGTTTTTCGCAACCGTCAGGTTGTATTGCCGTGGTGTAGCCATCGACGGCGTGCGATTGGTGCGCTATGGAAAAAATGGCAATGCGCGCCTGCTGCGCCATTGCTTTTTACTAGCGCCAATCGGTCAATAGAGCAGACGACTTTGCGCTATTGATGCGCGATTGAAAAATTCAATAGCGCAACACCTTGGGTTGCAATCACGCATTTTCAGGCTCCGCCAAAACACGGCTGACAAACAGCCCTTTCAAGGTCTTTCGCGTCACGGGGCTCTTGTAATCCTCGACGCGCACGACGCCATCCTTTATCCACTTGCCGACGATCTGGCGCGCGTCGGAAGCCGATTTGTTCTGCACATGCATTCCGAACGCGACCGATACGCAGCGATCGGTAGCCCGCGATGCGTCGGTGTAGCGCTCGCCGTTCTCGAGGCCGTCGCGTATTTCCATCAAAATGCGGTGGCAGGTGACGCCATCCATGCCGGCCATTAGGTCCGGCGGCGTCCACGGCACTATAGCCTGCACATCGTCGCCGTTGGGGTATTCGTGCGTTCCGTTGCCGATGTTCTGGCTGATCAGCTTGAACCACTGCGCACTCCGCCCTTGCCTGGCGATGTTGACCTTCGCCGGGTCGACACGGACATACTGCTTGCGATCATCTTCGGGGATGTGGAACGCTTTCGCTTCCTCTGCTGACATATGCGTCATCGTGTAGCCAAGTCGGATCGCATCCTTAAGCGCTGAAGCGCCCCGCCCCCGGTTGGCGTTGCCGGGGTCTGGCGTCCCCTTGGCCATATGATGAGGCAAGTCGATCGCGATATTGAGACGCGAGGCCATGTCGGTCAGAGTCTGAACGACGGCGTCCATGTGGTCGTTGCTGTTCTCTTCGACGCCGTGGATTTTCTTCAGCGGGTCGAGGATGACCAGATCGATTCTGTATTTGGTGACCAACTGCTCCACCGTCGGGGCCAGGTTCGAAAGCGCCGGCTGCCTCGTACCGGGGTCGATGACCATAAGCTTGCCTGCGGACAGACCAGGCGTCGCCAGATGCAGGCGGTCCCCAATCTCTTCGTCCGTTATCTTGTGGTGCATCCTGGCTGCCGCGACGCGTCGCTTCAGCTCGTCCGCGTCATCTTCGAAACACATCAGCAGCACGTTGCAGCGCTTGTGGACACGCTCTTCGGTCAATCGCCGCCCGCTCGCCAGTGCAAGCGCCTGCGCGATCCGGAGCGTTGTCTTGCCGGTGGCGCCGTCGGCGAACAAAGAGCTGACGAAAGTGCGCGCGAAGACGTTGCCGAGGAGAAACTCGCGCGGCGGTATCTTGGTCGCGTCGATGCCAGCAGCGCTCCACACCTCGATATCCAGAGCCTTCGGCGGCTCGGGCGGCGCCGCCTGCTGCTTCTGACCGCCGTCAAGCTTGTTTGACATCAACTGCCTAAGCAGTTCCATCGCGGCGCCCTTGACCTCTTGGTCTGGCTGCACCGCTCCCTTAGCGATTATCATCACGCCCAACTCTCTTTCTGGCTACTTCCGTGACCAGCTCCACCAAAGTGCCAGCCAAGAGATCGACAACATCGATTTGCCGGGCTCCGATCAGCTTCTGCAGTTTCTCCGCGAGGGCGCTGGCATCGCCCGGCTGCAGGCTCGCCGGTAGATGCAGCGTGTTTTCCTGCCAGTCGACAATGGCCGGCGCACCGTTGGACGCCACGGTAAGGCAGCAGGATGCCCCGCTGCGGCTGCTTTTGCGTAACCACGGCACCGGGCTGATCGGCGTGCGGATGCCGCCGCCTATCTCGCCGCTCTCGGCCATCTCGTATAGACGCGCCAGCGTGTGGCCATCGATGTCCATGTCGTGCGTCAGGTCGTAGACCCGGACCATCTGTCCGGACAGGCTGCCACCACCAGCACCACCAGGTGCCTCGCGCCAGCCGAGATCCTTGAATGCGGCTTCCGACACGTCTTGCGCCTTGAACAGGTCGGCTTTCGACAGTAGCGGCAGTTCGGCGCGGGGTGCCGTCAGCGGCGAGTAGTCCTCAACCCAGCGGTAGGACTTCAGGACTTTACCCGTCGCCGTCTCGACCGTGTGTGCACCGAAAGCGCCGAAGTACCTTTTCGGCTGCCTGTACGTGCCGTCTTCGCGCCATCTGTACTCGCCGCCGCCGCCAAATATTTCAACCTGGTGCGTGTCGACGCCAGGGTCATCCGGATCATCGCCAGGGGCTATCCACCGCCTGTTCGGCAGTCGGTAGATATCATCTGCGTCTTCGCCGACGCGGAAGAACCACGCTTCCTTAAGCCCGGATCCAAGGCGCACCGGAGCATCGTATAAAGCCGGTACCGCTTCCAGCACCGGCCGCGCTACGTTCTCGATGTCGGGATGGTCGGTATCAAAGTCGAGCACACCAATGCCGTCCAGCCGCAGCGCGACCGACCGGGGCGGCATCCACCAACCTTGCTCATAGCGCTCGGTCTTTCTGTTCCAGCGCTTCGCCGGCCCACCCTTGTCGACGATGAATTGCGGCTTGCGAAGCATACCCCGCAGCGTTCTGTCGGTTGGGGTCTTGGCCGGCCAGCCGGGCGTCGAACACACTTTGTCGACCCCGAAAAACGGCGTGAAGTCGTTGCGCAGACACTGGCCCGCTGTCTCAAGGAGTTCTTCGTCGGTCATTGGATGCCCCCTTGCGGCTTCTCGCAGATCAGGAGGACCTGACGCCCCGGCGCTAGCGCTTTGATTGTTTCGACCCACTGGGCTTCCTGCTTCGGTCCGGTGTCGACCAGAAACACATGTTCGCCTCTGGCCGCGGCGATTGCGGCGACAACATAAAGTTCGGGAGCTTGGGAAGATTGAACGACAATATTAGCGGCCATTTTCAAGGCCCGCCGCAGCGATGCTCGGTGGAAGGCACCGGGGCCAGATGCTCCAGAGGCGAGGTCTTCAGCCAGCGCGATGACAGGCCTGCCTGTGGGCAGCCTGAACGGCTGTCCCCATGGCGGCAGCATTGCCAACACGACACCGTGGTCGCGCACGGCGGTCAGGATCGCACCGAAGCGGGTGTCGGCGCCTTGCGTGGCGATGCCTGCGGTCAGCCCTTGGTGAAAGGCGGCAGTGCCGTCATGAGCGAAGATGAATACGCCGCGCGGCGCCTTGTTATTTTTTGCGGGATTTGATCGGACGTTCAACATTGGTCGGACTGCCTCTGATGCAGGCCGGACGCGGAGATTGACAAAGCGGGTCTAGGCTTTTATTCCTAGGACGTTCTTCAGTGCCCTCGGTGCTCCCTAAGTCCCCGCCGGTCGTCCTCTCAGCGATCGGCGTTTTTCTTTGTCATGCCGCGAAAGCGTCGCGCGCTTCGATGCGCGCTTGCTGCCAAGCCGCTATATCCCGCTCCAGCCACCCGACTGATTTGGCCGACAGTTTGACCTGTTTCGGGAACGTTCCTTCTTTGATGCGCGCGTAGATCGTAGAGCGTGGCAGCCCCGTAACCCGTTCAACTTCATGTCGCCTGAGAATTGTCTGCATGGCCTCATCTCTTTCGTGGTTTGCCTTGGCCTTGACTAGACACGTAACGCAGGGTAATTGCACGGCTGTTATCGTTAAAATTGCCGTTAAAACGAAGCTTCGATATGACAGCGAAACAGGCAACAGTCCGCACCGTCCAGCTCTGGCGTGACACGGCCGGGTACGAGATCAAGGATTACGGCCATCCGCCATCCGACATGGCCTCTCTAGGCCCTTCCGGCAGGTGCATCGAAGGCAGGTCAGCGAAGGTGGTTCCAGTCGTCTATGGCATCGCGCCTGGTAAGACCGGAGAAGCGTGGAGAAGGGCGTCGCGCAAGCTTCGCCGCGTTAAATCCCTTGATGATCTATGCCGCTTCATGACGGAGTTCGGGCCGATCGACCAAGCGGCAGGTATGTTGCCAATTGGCGCTTTCTTCAATCCCTCCTGTGGCAGCGACCACGCAGGCCACGTCGAGCTACCCCACGCGCAATCACTCCCCCAGGTCTTTGCAGATGGCTACATTCGTGACATCGCTGCGCTCGTGGACTACAGCGCGAGCGACGACAGCGAGGGGTTTTTGTCGGCGATAAGCGGCACGCTGGCAACTCGCGCTGTCTTGCGGCCAATGTCGGGAGCGCTTTGGGTCACCGAACTGCCGTCCATCCTCGCTCTTCTAAAGTATGACATGTGGTGCAGTTTCGGCGAAGGCCGGTCTGTACCTTCTGCACGGCGCTTATGCGCTAATTGTGGGACAACAATGCATGTCGGTGACGCGCGAAAGCGCGGCGGGAAGCCCGTTACCGCCCGCTTCTGCAGCAACAAGTGTCGCGTCGGATCCCACCTACGCCAGAAGCGCATCGAGGCGCGCCGTCTCGCCGGATTCTGACCTTCTGCCGTCTCTCAAGCCCGCGCCTTGATAGGCGTAACGTTGCCCGACGCCGCCGACTTCACCGTGCTGCAGAAAGCGGCCCAGTCGGCCATAAGCCGGCGGCGCTTCTCCATCATGTCGCCGCGGCGATAGGCAGCTTCGGTCTTGTCGCTGACAGTGTGCGCCAGCGCCATTTCAAGCAGTTCGTTCGGGTATGCCGTCTGCTCGGCGGCCCAGTCGCGGAACGTGCTGCGGAAGCCGTGCGCGGTCAGGTCAGC is a genomic window of Mesorhizobium huakuii containing:
- a CDS encoding helix-turn-helix domain-containing protein, which codes for MATRDKPPTAAPRGQPADRKVYRIKAHPKGGRARAPTRAKPINNTGKGYFAPGNQGRQPTYRPEAANLAERGATLAEIAAELGCTIRTVSRWRLAYADFREALDRGRERRAAELAAADRAKVAEAQRQQVEAKAAGEATVREAALALNEMLKDFAKPDAAAQGPAPADPAVRLSDRIAARRQLPEPAAEEPQGWQDESAGDPLPLDDPRDNW
- a CDS encoding AAA family ATPase yields the protein MIIAKGAVQPDQEVKGAAMELLRQLMSNKLDGGQKQQAAPPEPPKALDIEVWSAAGIDATKIPPREFLLGNVFARTFVSSLFADGATGKTTLRIAQALALASGRRLTEERVHKRCNVLLMCFEDDADELKRRVAAARMHHKITDEEIGDRLHLATPGLSAGKLMVIDPGTRQPALSNLAPTVEQLVTKYRIDLVILDPLKKIHGVEENSNDHMDAVVQTLTDMASRLNIAIDLPHHMAKGTPDPGNANRGRGASALKDAIRLGYTMTHMSAEEAKAFHIPEDDRKQYVRVDPAKVNIARQGRSAQWFKLISQNIGNGTHEYPNGDDVQAIVPWTPPDLMAGMDGVTCHRILMEIRDGLENGERYTDASRATDRCVSVAFGMHVQNKSASDARQIVGKWIKDGVVRVEDYKSPVTRKTLKGLFVSRVLAEPENA
- a CDS encoding helix-turn-helix transcriptional regulator, translating into MQTILRRHEVERVTGLPRSTIYARIKEGTFPKQVKLSAKSVGWLERDIAAWQQARIEARDAFAA
- a CDS encoding zinc-finger domain-containing protein; translation: MTAKQATVRTVQLWRDTAGYEIKDYGHPPSDMASLGPSGRCIEGRSAKVVPVVYGIAPGKTGEAWRRASRKLRRVKSLDDLCRFMTEFGPIDQAAGMLPIGAFFNPSCGSDHAGHVELPHAQSLPQVFADGYIRDIAALVDYSASDDSEGFLSAISGTLATRAVLRPMSGALWVTELPSILALLKYDMWCSFGEGRSVPSARRLCANCGTTMHVGDARKRGGKPVTARFCSNKCRVGSHLRQKRIEARRLAGF